A single region of the Desulfuromonas sp. genome encodes:
- a CDS encoding aspartate carbamoyltransferase catalytic subunit produces MAFQHKHILGTENLSREDIEHILDTADSFKEINRRDIKKVPTLRGKTVINLFYEASTRTRTSFEIAGKRMSADTINISASASSVVKGETLEDTARNIEAMHPDIIVMRHSASGAPHYLAERLSGCSIINAGDGAHEHPSQALLDLMTIREHKGRIEGLTVAIIGDIAHSRVARSDLYALKTMGATVRLAGPGTMIPPGIERLGAEVYTDINEAIKGADVVMMLRIQMERQGNSLIPTLREYSQFFALNPENLKLAKDDAIVMHPGPMNRGVEISSYVADGKQNVILDQVENGVAVRMALLYLLAGGEQPEG; encoded by the coding sequence ATGGCATTTCAGCATAAGCATATCCTCGGTACCGAGAACCTGTCACGGGAGGATATCGAACACATTCTCGACACCGCCGACAGCTTCAAGGAGATCAACCGTCGGGACATCAAAAAAGTCCCCACCTTGCGTGGCAAGACGGTCATCAACCTTTTCTACGAAGCCAGCACCCGCACCCGCACCTCCTTCGAGATCGCCGGCAAGCGGATGAGCGCCGACACCATCAACATCAGCGCCTCGGCCTCCTCGGTCGTCAAGGGCGAGACCCTGGAGGACACGGCCAGGAACATCGAGGCGATGCACCCCGACATCATCGTCATGCGCCACAGCGCCTCCGGCGCCCCCCACTACCTGGCCGAGCGCCTTTCCGGCTGCTCCATCATCAACGCCGGTGACGGGGCCCACGAACATCCGAGCCAGGCGCTGCTCGACCTCATGACCATCCGCGAGCACAAAGGCAGGATCGAGGGGCTCACCGTGGCCATTATCGGAGACATCGCCCACAGCCGGGTGGCCCGCTCCGACCTCTACGCTTTGAAGACCATGGGCGCCACGGTTCGGCTCGCCGGCCCGGGCACCATGATCCCGCCGGGGATCGAGCGCCTCGGCGCCGAGGTCTACACCGACATAAACGAGGCGATCAAGGGCGCCGACGTTGTCATGATGCTGCGCATCCAGATGGAGCGGCAGGGCAACTCTCTGATCCCGACCCTGCGAGAATATTCCCAATTCTTCGCCCTCAACCCCGAGAACCTCAAGCTCGCCAAAGACGATGCCATCGTTATGCATCCCGGCCCGATGAACCGCGGAGTTGAGATCTCCTCCTATGTCGCCGACGGGAAGCAAAACGTCATTCTCGACCAGGTGGAAAACGGGGTCGCGGTCCGCATGGCCCTCCTTTACCTCCTCGCAGGCGGGGAACAGCCCGAGGGGTAG